From Medicago truncatula cultivar Jemalong A17 chromosome 7, MtrunA17r5.0-ANR, whole genome shotgun sequence, a single genomic window includes:
- the LOC11445846 gene encoding zinc finger protein 4 — MENHNNNNKRKVIVMDESHVETKNSKSPQKDIPEKESIDSPKEISPFLLFGFIVNHRKGIQNAYSCKFCSRKFTAPHALGGHQSSHKFDKSLVKKRIQAFNETWMNYSNGSTNFHARNLYGALPHVPHIDGVNEADQGIASHHKVNMTEIAEGGVVSDEVD, encoded by the exons ATGGAGAAtcataacaataataacaagCGAAAGGTCATCGTGATGGATGAATCCCATGTTGAAACTAAGAATTCAAAGTCTCCCCAAAAAGATATTCCTGAAAAAGAATCAATCGATTCACCCAAAGaaatttctccatttcttcTTTTTGGATTCATTGTTAATCATAGGAAAGGAATTCAAAATGCTTACTCGTGCAAATTTTGTAGCAGAAAGTTCACTGCTCCACATGCATTAGGTGGCCATCAAAGTTCTCACAAATTTGACAAAAGCCTGGTCAAAAAAAGGATCCAAGCTTTTAACGAAACTTGGATGAATTACTCAAATG GGTCAACAAACTTCCATGCAAGAAATTTGTATGGTGCATTGCCGCATGTTCCACATATAGATGGAGTTAATGAGGCTGATCAAGGCATTGCGAGTCATCATAAAGTTAATATGACTGAGATTGCAGAGGGAGGTGTTGTTAGTGATGAAGTTGATTAG